In Sardina pilchardus chromosome 8, fSarPil1.1, whole genome shotgun sequence, a genomic segment contains:
- the trpm6 gene encoding transient receptor potential cation channel subfamily M member 6, with protein MPASKTWIAGNFFKRECVKFIPASWDTHRCSSVCQVCQNLIRCCCGRLIGEHSAFTPRTLSLTQAELTQDAGEWSVELHTKTSPTDAFGSIDFQDSAKRSCRAKYVRLSCDTRTEQLVHLMLREWQMELPKLVISVHGGAENFALPPKVSQAFCKGLIRAAESTGAWVFTDGINTGASRYVGEAMKEYGTHDLRKRNAVGITPWGAIENHTDLIGKDVLRPYQTVGNPLSKRACLNGFHSHFLLVDDGTLGKNGGQLDLRKRLERHIRSQKIHPRLCQGVPVVCVVVEGGPGILAQVLEYVKSSPPVPVVVFEGTGRAADLLAFVHKQTAGDRQMDRDIKDDLLLRIQDVFSTGKMEASELYGLLMDCMDHRDAVTIFDCDSEDQPDADVAILTASLKGMQASALEQLSMALAWDRADVAKKHILVYGQHWQVGSLEQAMLDALVLDRVSFVKLLIENGMTMTRFLTVSRLEELYNTHQGPTDTFLHHLIEDVKKHVLPAGYRISLIDVGLLIEYLIGGAYRSAYTRKNFRAVYSRLCAQEKPDTPSEPKVGPSAELSEPALYVYNFSDLFVWAVLKRRQQMALFLWQHGEEAMARAVVACKLYRAMANEAKESNMADSLADQLKTYSLEFGQLAVGLLDKAFRENERMAMKLLTSEMKDWSHFTCLQMAVSSGLRAFVAHSCTQTLLTDLWVGRLNMRKNSWFKIILCILVPVSIQLLEFKSQAEMSHVPLSQEALHFGLDSRGLDANESQGGPKAGYDAEKASERRECSSDLFSQWIQWLRKLYDFYNAPVVKFWFHTMSYLAFLMLFSYTVLVRMEDHPSPQEWLVIAYIISTAVEKAREVLMSEPRKLSKKLKVWFSEYWNVSDFVAISLFLVGLALRWDPSWRAAGHVVYCLDVIFWFVRVLDLLAVNQNAGPYLTMITKMTSNMFFIVIMMAIVILSFGVSRKAILSPDEEPSWTLAKDVVFQPYWMIFGEVYAGEIDSCANSSASCVPGAFITPFLQAVYLFFQYIIMVNILIAFFNNVYFDMKSISNQLWQYHRYRYIMTYQEKPWLPPPLILLSHMTLYARKVCRKSLGASGQEQDSGLKLFLANDDLKKLHEFEGRCVTGYFFEKNENLHSSQINRICYTAEKSGEMTVLLGEVAEKVHFIQDSLQTLDTQLGRLQDTSAVAVDTLSLLAASDDYQQRAALYGLHRPISSSHLEVLHSWCLPRGGSAPPSHSVLAQRPYSSHPASLLGSLGVGQQSLPLGWQHQRSSEGSEKDSGGEEPWKSKPCPVHPRSLHDALSSGCCPLSHDSLPHLVGWRDRTPLGACGPCRASIPLVPWSSEAADQHQHQQQARAWHHDSHLPPSREESADEIEEEEEDEDQEEERSNSAEMSLSRTSSHAVLLSDSPVDRGRHIGLVNLGFSGDDELALTPCKQRCRKSSRWKSSQHSRSLSASVENMAFLGALPVSLPPSALAGDSPSVDHVSDSGKDTPTSPLSQNRELSKSADLTESLEGKKTVCGRKTVKIQEENSEHVRELYSHTSDCYKRGRCHGRFPALRKCSTSASLSQLSFDHVDLMQRFAQSFQDTRSPSQSLWSSWARSNSRRSSIQSGAISEVRGATFQSTEDLHPHYSAMERNNLMRLAHTIPFTPVSLMAGEEVSVYTLEETQSDGGGGAGSRALSVSSWSPRGRSAILQSLSHEGVLDGGLRRAWRVVCTWAEEGVLKPGCVYVVKAFRPEVVRMWQRAFHSDTALRLCLREIQQQRAAQKLMYIFNQLKPQSMRYSPRFLDVSLVHWHGDDQWLTIERNMAGDFRKYNNNTGEEIASCCGLEDTVLAFSHWTFEYSCHELLVLDLQGVGLELTDPSVIRADDDQSSSADMVFGPANLGSDAIQSFIRKHNCNSSCEKLGLSDLRRRPSHGSDAEASEEESDTIVTRM; from the exons ATGCCG GCCAGTAAGACTTGGATTGCGGGAAACTTCTtcaagagagaatgtgtgaaatTCATTCCAGCATCCTGGGACACCCACAG aTGTTCCTCAGTTTGTCAGGTGTGCCAAAATCTAATCAG GTGCTGTTGTGGGAGGCTCATAGGGGAGCACTCGGCATTCACACCCAGGACCCTGAGCCTCACCCAGGCAGAGCTCACTCAAGATGCTGGGGAGTGGTCCGTGGAGCTCCACACCAAAACCAGTCCAACAGACGCTTTTGGCTCGATAGACTTCCAGGATAGCGCAAAGAGGTCTTGTCGGGCCAAG TACGTGAGGCTGTCGTGTGACACCAGAACGGAGCAACTCGTGCACCTGATGCTACGAGAGTGGCAGATGGAGTTGCCCAAGCTGGTGATCTCTGTCCATGGCGGGGCCGAGAACTTCGCTCTGCCCCCCAAGGTGTCACAGGCTTTCTGCAAAGGGCTCATCCGAGCAGCGGAGAGCACAGGGGCTTGGGTATTCACAGATGGCATCAACACAG GGGCGTCCAGGTACGTTGGGGAAGCCATGAAAGAGTATGGCACCCATGACCTGCGCAAGAGGAACGCTGTGGGGATCACACCTTGGGGAGCCATTGAGAACCACACTGACCTCATAGGGAAAGAT GTGCTTAGGCCCTATCAGACTGTGGGGAACCCACTGAGCAAGCGGGCCTGTTTAAACGGCTTCCACTCCCACTTCCTGCTCGTGGACGATGGCACTCTGGGAAAAAATGGCGGACAACTGGATCTGAGGAAGAGACTTGAGCGCCACATCCGCTCGCAGAAGATTCAcccca gacTGTGCCAGGGtgttcctgtggtgtgtgtggtggtagagGGTGGTCCGGGCATCTTGGCTCAGGTGCTGGAGTACGTGAAGAGCTCTCCCCCGGTGCCCGTCGTTGTGTTTGAGGGCACTGGGAGGGCAGCCGACCTGCTGGCATTTGTGCACAAACAGACCGCTGGAGACAG ACAGATGGATAGAGACATTAAAGATGACCTGCTCCTGAGGATCCAGGACGTGTTCAGCACGGGCAAGATGGAGGCCAGTGAACTCTACGGCCTCCTCATGGACTGCATGGACCACCGAGatgct GTCACAATTTTTGACTGTGACTCTGAGGATCAGCCTGATGCAGATGTAGCCATTTTGACAGCCTCACTAAAAG GCATGCAGGCCTCCGCCCTGGAGCAGCTGAGCATGGCTCTGGCCTGGGACCGAGCAGACGTGGCCAAGAAGCACATCCTGGTGTACGGACAGCACTGGCAG GTCGGCTCCCTGGAGCAGGCCATGCTGGATGCCCTGGTCTTGGATCGTGTGAGTTTTGTGAAGCTGCTCATTGAGAATGGCATGACGATGACCCGCTTTCTGACAGTTTCCCGCCTGGAAGAACTGTACAATACG cACCAGGGTCCAACAGATACTTTTCTTCACCACTTAATTGAGGATGTCAAAAAG CATGTCCTCCCAGCTGGGTACAGGATCTCCCTGATAGATGTGGGCCTGCTGATTGAGTATCTGATCGGAGGAGCCTACCGCAGCGCTTACACGCGCAAGAACTTCCGCGCCGTCTACAGTCGTCTGTGTGCTCAG GAGAAACCGGACACTCCGTCCGAGCCGAAGGTGGGCCCGAGCGCcgagctgagtgagcctgctcTCTACGTTTACAACTTCAGCGACCTGTTTGTGTGGGCGGTGCTGAAGCGGCGCCAGCAGATGGCGCTCTTCCTGTGGCAGCACGGGGAGGAGGCCATGGCCAGGGCCGTGGTGGCCTGCAAGCTCTACCGCGCCATGGCCAACGAGGCCAAGGAGAGCAACATGGCCGACAGCCTCGCGGATCAGCTGAAGACCTACTCGCT AGAGTTTGGGCAGCTGGCTGTGGGCCTGCTGGACAAGGCCTTCCGGGAGAATGAGCGCATGGCCATGAAGCTGCTGACGTCCGAGATGAAGGACTGGAGCCACTTCACCTGCCTGCAGATGGCCGTGTCGTCCGGCCTGAGGGCCTTCGTGGCCCACTCCTGCACCCAGACGCTGCTGACCGACCTGTGGGTGGGCCGGCTCAACATGAGGAAGAACTCCTGGTTCAAG ATCATCCTGTGCATCCTGGTGCCAGTGTCCATTCAGCTGTTGGAGTTTAAGAGCCAGGCGGAGATGTCGCACGTTCCTCTGTCCCAGGAAGCACTGCACTTTGGATTGGACAGTCGTGGCCTTGACGCAAACGAATCACAAGGAGGACCAAAGGCA GGGTACGATGCCGAGAAAGCGTCGGAACGCCGGGAATGCTCCTCAGATCTCTTCTCACAGTGGATTCAGTGGCTAAGGAAGTTGTACGACTTCTACAACGCTCCAGTGGTCAAATTCTGGTTCCACACC ATGTCCTACTTGGCTTTCCTCATGCTGTTCTCCTACACGGTCCTGGTGCGGATGGAGGATCATCCCAGTCCTCAGGAATGGCTGGTCATTGCTTACATCATATCAACAGCAGTAGAGAAGGCCAGAGAG GTGTTGATGTCAGAGCCTAGAAAGTTAAGCAAGAAACTGAAGGTGTGGTTCAGCGAGTACTGGAACGTCTCCGACTTTGTCGCCATCTCCCTCTTCCTGGTGGGGTTGGCGCTGCGGTGGGACCCGTCGTGGCGGGCGGCCGGGCACGTCGTCTACTGCCTGGACGTCATCTTCTGGTTCGTCCGGGTCTTGGACCTGCTGGCTGTCAATCAGAATGCTGGTCCTTACCTCACCATGATCACAAAGATG ACCAGCAACATGTTTTTCATTGTGATCATGATGGCCATCGTTATTTTGAGTTTTGGAGTTTCCCGGAAGGCCATCCTCTCTCCCGATGAGGAGCCATCTTGGACTCTGGCCAAAGACGTGGTCTTCCAACCCTACTGGATGATCTTCGGAGAGGTTTACGCCGGTGAAATCGATT CCTGTGCAAACAGTAGCGCCTCTTGTGTTCCTGGTGCCTTCATCACTCCATTCCTCCAGGCTGTGTACCTCTTCTTCCAGTACATCATCATGGTCAACATCCTCATAGCTTTCTTCAA TAATGTCTACTTTGACATGAAGTCCATCTCCAACCAGCTGTGGCAGTACCACCGCTACCGCTACATCATGACCTATCAGGAGAAGCCGTGGCTGCCGCCGCCCCTCATCCTGCTCAGTCACATGACCCTGTACGCGAGGAAGGTCTGCAGGAAGAGCCTGGGAGCCTCGGGGCAGGAGCAAGACTCTGGGCTGA AGCTGTTCTTGGCCAATGACGACTTGAAGAAATTGCATGAGTTTGAAGGGAGATGTGTGACAGGATATTTCTTTGAGAAAAATGAAAACCTGCACTCTAGCCAAATCAACAGGATCTGTTACACAGCAGAAAA GTCTGGAGAGATGACCGTACTGCTGGGTGAGGTGGCTGAGAAGGTCCACTTCATTCAGGACAGCCTGCAGACACTGGACACCCAGCTTGGCCGTCTCCAAGACACGTCTGCCGTGGCAGTGGACACCCTTAGCCTGCTCGCTGCTTCCGACGActaccagcagagggcagcattATACGGCCTGCACAGACCAATCAGCAGCTCCCACCTGGAGGTACTTCACAGCTGGTGTCTACCAAGAGGTGGCAGCGCGCCCCCCAGCCATTCGGTCTTGGCCCAGAGGCCCTACAGCAGCCATCCAGCCTCCCTGCTGGGTAGCCTGGGCGTGGGCCAGCAATCTCTCCCCCTGGGGTGGCAGCACCAGAGGAGCAGTGAGGGCAGTGAGAAGGACTCTGGTGGTGAAGAGCCGTGGAAGTCCAAGCCCTGTCCTGTGCACCCGAGGTCACTCCACGACGCCCTCTCCTCGGGGTgctgcccactctcccatgatTCCCTGCCCCATCTGGTCGGGTGGAGGGACCGGACTCCTCTCGGGGCGTGCGGGCCGTGCCGCGCCAGCATCCCGCTGGTGCCCTGGAGCTCCGAGGCTGCggaccagcaccagcaccagcagcaagcCAGAGCCTGGCACCATGACTCCCACCTGCCCCCCAGCCGGGAGGAGTCTGCCGACGAGatcgaggaagaggaagaggacgaggacCAAGAGGAAGAGCGGAGCAACTCCGCCGAAATGAGCTTGTCCAGAACGTCCAGCCACGCGGTGCTGCTGTCAGACTCTCCGGTAGACCGAGGCCGGCACATTGGCCTGGTGAACCTGGGCTTCAGTGGAGACGATGAGCTCGCTCTGACTCCGTGTAAGCAGCGCTGCCGGAAGTCCTCGCGGTGGAAGTCCTCCCAGCACAGCCGCTCCCTTTCAGCGAGCGTGGAGAACATGGCCTTCCTGGGAGCTCTGccagtctctctccccccctcggCACTGGCAGGTGACAGCCCTAGTGTGGATCATGTCAGCGATTCAGGGAAGGACACACCTACATCTCCGTTAAGTCAGAACAGAG AATTGTCCAAGTCTGCTGACCTTACTGAATCCCTGGAGGGTAAGAAAACAGTCTGTGGAAGGAAGACAGTGAAAATCCAGGAGGAGAACTCAGAACAT GTGAGAGAGTTGTATTCACACACTTCAGACTGCTACAAAAGAGGCAGATGCCATGGGAGATTCCCTGCTCTACGGAAGTGCTCGACCTCTGCCAGCCTATCACAACTGA GTTTTGACCATGTTGACTTAATGCAGAGGTTTGCACAATCTTTTCAG GACACAAGGAGCCCGAGTCAGTCTTTGTGGAGCAGCTGGGCGAGGTCAAATAGCCGAAGGTCCTC GATCCAAAGTGGAGCTATATCTGAGG TGAGAGGCGCCACCTTCCAGTCGACGGAGGACCTACACCCTCACTACTCAG CAATGGAGCGCAATAACTTGATGAGGCTGGCTCATACCATTCCCTTCACACCAGTGTCTTTGATGG CCGGTGAGGAGGTGTCAGTCTACACCTTGGAGGAGACGCAGtcagacggaggaggaggcgccGGGAGCAGGGCCCTCAGCGTGTCCTCGTGGTCTCCCCGCGGGCGCTCGGCCATCCTCCAGTCGCTGTCCCACGAGGGGGTGCTGGACGGCGGCCTGCGGCGAGCCTGGCGAGTGGTCTGCACCTGGGCAGAGGAGGGCGTCCTGAAGCCGGGCTGTGTTTACGTGGTCAAGGCCTTCCGTCCAGAGGTGGTCCGAATGTGGCAGAGGGCCTTCCACAGCGATACCGCTCTCCGTCTGTGTTTACGG GAAATCCAACAGCAGAGAGCTGCCCAGAAACTCATGTATATTTTCAACCAGCTGAAGCCTCAGAGCATGCGTTACTCTCCCAG
- the wu:fa19b12 gene encoding uncharacterized protein wu:fa19b12, which produces MTKRRAEGAIYHDSPHKRLCFQSLYNNDTALPALRVVQDADAPSLLSFLSSHCRKRNVFDDREMQESSRPRKRSFKNKTSWTALTDNEKNSGRFQEACVQSAQQVASKKRPREETQLQGSENVPNVTEKADEDLSTFNTFLFWRPPLPELDMSLLQDAEPPEPAAARDSRDSESMET; this is translated from the exons ATGACGAAAAGGAGGGCAGAGGGAGCAATTTACCATGACTCGCCTCATAAAAGACTGTGCTTCCAGTCCCTATACAACAACGACACCGCGTTGCCCGCTTTACGAGTTGTCCAAGACGCAGACGCACCGTCGTTGCTCTCTTTCTTAAGTAGCCATTGCAGAAAGCGAAATGTTTTCGATGACCGAGAAATGCAAGAGTCGTCTCGACCGCGAAAGAGATCTTTTAAAAACAAGACGAGCTGGACAGCCTTGACTGACAATGAGAAGAATTCTGGAAGGTTCCAGGAGGCATGCGTGCAGTCTGCACAGCAGGTTGCTTCAAAGAAACGCCCACGCGAGGAGACCCAGCTGCAAGGATCAGaaaatgttccaaat GTGACAGAAAAAGCAGATGAGGACTTGAGTACTTTCAACACATTCCTATTTTGGAGACCCCCTCTGCCAGAGCTTGACATGTCATTGCTGCAGGACGCAGAACCTCCAGAGCCCGCCGCAGCACGAGACAGCAGAGACAGCGAATCCATGGAGACATGA